The Mycobacterium riyadhense sequence ATACGGCGACTGCAAGACACCTGGCGGGGCTCAGCGGCTACCATGGCCACGGAGGATTCGCCTAGTGGCCTATGGCGCTCGCCTGGAACGCGGGTTGGGTTAACAGCCCTCGCGGGTTCAAATCCCGCATCCTCCGCAACCGGGTTCGCCCTGCCTTCAGGCATGGGCGACCATGATGTGGGTTCTGGTGGCCTAGGCTGGCTTGATCTCACCAGCACAAGGAGGGGTATGGCGCGCAAGTGGGCCATCCTTTGGCACGCGTGGTTTTCGATTGGCGCCGGCATCCTCTTCTTCTATTTCGTATTGCCCCGCTGGCCTGAGCTGGTGGGCGAAACCTCGCACACGCTCGGGACAGCGCTTCGGATTGTGACGGGCGTGGTGGTCGGCCTGGCGGCGCTCCCGGTGGTGTTCACGCTGTTGCGCACCCGCAAGCCCGAGCTCGGAGTTCCGCAGCTGGCGCTCTCGTTACGAACCTGGTCGATCGTGGCCCATGTGCTGGCGGGGGTGCTCATCGTCGGCACCGCGATCAGCGAGATCTGGTTCACCCTGGATGCCGCCGGACGGTGGTTGTTCGGGATCTACGGGGCCGCCGCCGCCGTCGCAGTACTCGGGTTTTTCGCGTTCTACCTGTCGTTCGTCGCAGAACTGCCGCCGCCGCCACCCAAACCGCTCAAGCCGAAGAAGCCCAAGAAGCGGCGTCTTCGCGGCAAGAAGCGCAAGGCTGCCGAGGTCGAAGAGGCCGAAGAGATCGAAGAGGCCGAAGAGGCCGAAGCGGCCGAAGCGGAGGTCGAAGAGGCCGAAGAGGCCGAAGCGGAGGCCGGCGACACTGAGGAAGCCGAAACGGTAGCCCAGGCCGAGGAGACGCCCGACGAGCCGGCCGAGACGGAACCCGAATCAGCTACCGAAGAAGCGGTCGCCGAGCAGCCCCGGCCTGCCTTGCGTAACCGTCGCCCGACCGGCAAGACGTCGCATCGGCGCCGGCGCACCCGTGGCGGGGTCGCTGTCGAGGAGTGACTAACGGCGCCGCAGACGCTCCAAGTAGTCGGCGATGAGCTGGCGTGTTTGGTCGGCACCCCAGAGTTCGCGGACCTCGCGGTCCACGTCGCTAGATTCGCGGATCCGCGCCAAGGTTGGACCGCGTAGCTGGGCCTTGGTGTGGCGGTAGGCATCGGCCGGAATGTCACCGAGGTCGGACGCCTCCGCTACGGCAGCCTCGATGAGACCCTCGGCGACGACGCTGTGCGCAAGTCCCCTGGCGACCGCCTCGGCTCCCCGATAATTGCGGCCACCGAGCAGCACTTCCTCGGCGTGGTCGCCGCATGCGTAGCGCATCACCTCCAGAGCGGCGACGGGAAACGGCACTCCAACACGTACCTCCGATGCCCCGATCTGCGCATCGGGGCTGATCACGCGTCGGTCGCAGGCGCACGCAAGCACACATCCGCCGGCGATGGCGGCCCCGTTGATCGCGGCCACCGTCGGTCCCGGATAGCCGAACATGGCCTCGAACGCCTCCGCGAGCGCCGGGACCAACCGATCGGTGTATTCGGCCCCGCCCTCGAGAACGCGGTTGAGGTCGACGCCGGCGCAGTACACCCGGCCGGCCCCGGTGACTACCAGCGCGCCACCACCCGACCACGCCCGTTGCCGGATGGCGTCGGTCAGCTCCCCCAGCAGCTCGACATCGAGGGCGTTCACCCGTCCCGATGACAGGGTCAACACGGTCACAGATTGCACGGTCTGAATCTCAATCACACTGACAGCCTGGCACCCGAAGATATTGGGATCGGTAGCGATGCGTGCGGTCTGTACTTACCGCCATGACGACGCCAACGGGGCGGCGCATGACGGAAGGAAATCCAGTGAATCGTGTTCTCGCGGCTGCGATCGGAACCATTGGCTGCGCATCGGCGCTGGTGGGTTGCTCCAGCGGCGGCCACACAGCCAGCCCGGCATCGAGCGTTTCCACCGGCGGTGGCGGCACCGTTGTCCAGGTTGGCGGAACTGACCTCCCCGGCTTGAACCCCGCCTCGGTGACCTGCGTCAAGCAGGCCGGGAAAATCAACATCGGCAGTGGCTCCACTGGAGGCCAGCAACAGGCGTTGGCGGTGGTGATGACGGACGCGAATCCCCCGACGGTCGATTCCCTGGCACTCGTTGTCGATGGCAATGCCCTATCGGTCGCCGACAACATGGGCGCCAAGGTCGGCTCGGCGAAGGTGTCGGTGGACGGCAAGACCTACACCATCACGGGTCAGGCACAGGGCGCCGACTTGAAGAATCCGATGGCGGGGATGATCACCAAGGACTTCAACATCAAGGTGTCCTGCGGTTGATCGAGGGGTATTCCGCGCGGCGGACATGCAGCGCATGTCCGCCGCTTCGGGCTAGATCGACCGCCCGCGCACCCGCCCATCGGACTTATGATGCAGCCGTGTCGATCGCCGGCGACCTGGAACGCGCGCGCCGCCTGGCGTTCGCCGCCGACGAGGGCGGGGCTCGGGATCTGCTGCTGTCCCTGATCCCACAGATCGAGCAGGCCGATCGAGACGATCTGCTGCTGGAAGTCTTCGCGCAACTGGGTGAGATCTACCTGGCCCGAGGCGCGAACGATGGAGTCCAAGAATCCATCCAGCGCATTCGTGATTGTTTGGCCAGTTACTCGGGAATCCTTGCCGGCACCAGGCCCGAAGCGGCCAGCCAGGTGCGGATGTCTGGCGCCCAGATCGCGTATATGGTCCGTCGATACTCGCGGCGGGCCCAGTTCCTGCAAACCGGCCTGGCCGCGGCACAGGGCGATCATGAAGGCGCCGAGGCGGCACTGGCGGCGCTAGCCGACGACAGCGCAGCGCCAGAACTCGCCGACGAGCATGCCTACCTGCTCACCTACGCACGGATCCTGTGCGCGTCCGCGCTCTGCGAAGACGACCTGCATGTGCGGTCACTTCCATTGTGGCAGCAGGTGCTCGGCGCTATCGCGGACACCAAATGCGCCGACTTCCTTCGGGTTACCGGAGCCACCGCATACGGCAGATTCTGCGTCGAGACCGGGCGACTGACCGAAGCCGAGCCCTGGCTGCGTCGGGCCGGCGCTTGCGCAGAGGCTAATGGCTGGGAATTAGCTACTGCTAGAACACAATTGGAGCGAGCCGCGGCACGTTGGTCCGCGGGTGACCACGTGGCGACCGAGCAGCTGGTATCGGAGGCCTATCCCGTCATCGCCAAATACGCCCGAGCTCATGACGTCTCCCGATGCTGGCTTTATCTCGGTCTCACCCGGTTGGGAAGCGGCGCTTTGGAGGCCGCCGACCAGTGCTGGGAGCACGCCGAGAAGCACTGGCGTGAACTCGGAAAGCCGCTGCACCTGCACCGTATTCTGCTGCAACGCAGCTGGATAGCTATCTTTTGGGGCCACTTCGCGGAAGCGGTGGAGATGATCGCCCAGGCACGGGAATTGCTCGACTCATCACCACGCAGCAGTTGGCTGCAGTACGCCCAACTCGACAATCACCTTGGAACCGTCTGGCGTGCGGATGCTTTGACGGACTTGGGGTTGGACGCGGCCGGCGACCCTGATGAGACGTTGCAGGAAACCGAAGCGCGGCACGCCGAGGCGCTTGGCGTCCTGCACGGCGAGGTTGGCACGCCGGAGTACTGGCGCGCAATGACAAAGCTCGAACAGGCAGCTGAGCTCAAAGTACCCGCCGCGTTGGCAGTCGACTCGGTGCGGTACTCGATCGCCGACGCCGACGCGAGATCGCGTTGGGCGGCCCAGATTTCGGCGCCGATTCTGGCGGGCGCCTTCGCCGTCGCGTGGGAATGGGAGAACACCCAACTGGTCAGCGAGCTCGTCGAATATCACAGCGCACGAGGAACTTTCAACACCGAACCGACAAGGCAGGAAACAAGTGAGTGGGCATCGACGGCCACGACACCGGTGATCATCGATACCACGCAGGCTCTGGCCGCCGCCGGACCGTCGTCGCAAGGAGGTAGCTCGCTCACGCGTCTCGGCCCGCTGCCGCCGTTACAGATGCAACCGGACGCCGAGCCCATCATGAGTCACTATCGCGCGCTGGCGTTTCAGCGATACGGCCGTGACGTCACAGCGGCTGAGCCGGCCTGGTCGACTTGGCCATGAGCGACCCGGACCGACTGACTCTGGTCCTGCGCTACGCCGACGTCGGCATCGCCACGTACGCCAGTTTGCGGATAGTCGGACAACCCGCAAAGACCGTCACCTGGGTGGTGGAGGAACCGATCCTGCTGGCAGCCTTGCAAGAACTGACCGATGCCCTGCCCGAACCCCACGGCGCCGAAAGCGGTCGGGACGCCATCGAGCGAGCCTTGGCCAGGGGTCCATTCGCGGCGCCGGACACCGAACTGACGGCCGCCTACATCCTGGGCGTGCTGCTGATCGGTCCGGCGGGGTGGCAGCTGCTGGCGGAGTGCGTCGCATCGCCGCGCCCGATTCTGTTCGTCTCACCCAGTGCCCGGCTGGCACGTGTCCCCTGGGGACTGTTGGCGATCCCGAAATCTGGCCCAAGCAAAGAAGAACTGGTGCGAGCGCGCTACGAAGCCATTACCGCCAGTGGAACGGCGGCAGCCCGGATCCCATGGCGGCTTGACGACATCAACGAGCACACCGACGGCTATCGCCTGATGGAGCTGGTCGACGTGCTGATGGCGGTCCCCCAGAACATCGTGCACGCGCAGCGAGCCCCCGCGCGATGGGACGCCAGGCAAGACCGTCCACCCGTCCTGATTCTGGATCCTCGGATACCCGGCCAGCGCCCGGATTCCGCGCTCGGGTCGGTGCTCGGTAGGCCCTCGGATCAAACACCATTGGCGCGCCACTTCGCCGAAGTGATGCACCGTCGCGCGGTGTTCCCGGAAGTCGACAACGCGGTCGAATTATTCCGCCGACAGGATGCCGACCGCAGGTGGTTGACGCACGTGTTGGCGCAGCGCCCGAGTCGGCTGATGTATGTCGGCCATGCAAGTTCAGCTGCTAGCCAGGCTGATCGAGCGGCGCTCCATCTGGCTTGCGCCGCACAGCTTCCCGGAGACGCCGACGCCATCGGTGACCACCGTCCGCTCACCGCGTCGGACCTGATGTCACTGCAGCTACCCATGCCACCGCGAGTAGCGTTGCTGGCCTGCGCATCCGGTGGCGACTACCGATTCGACGAGGCGACCGGCCTGGTGGCGGCGATGATCCTGGGCGGGGCTCAGTTGGTGACGGCGACGTTGTGGTCACTGCCCACTACCGCAGCCTATCGGCAGTTCGCCTGCGCTAGCGCAGATCTGACTGATCCGATGACCCAGGTGGTTGTTGCGGTGGATCGCGCACACGAGGCCGTCGACGCCGGGTGTGCGGTGAATCGTTGGCAACGAGAACAAATGCGGTTATGGCGGGACGGGACCGTCACCGCCAGCCCGCTGTATTGGGGCGCGCTGGTCACTTTCGCTGTCGACGGTGCACGATAATGGATCACACCAAGGTCAGACTTCTCGCGCGCACCGCTAAGACGTCGTCGGGTAGCGAAAGCCGTTCGCGGGCAGCGGGATCGAACGCAACCAGCACGACCAGCCCGGGACGTAACATTGATGTTTCCGGATCTGAGTCGTCGTGCACCAACCGACCCACGAACGTGTCGCCGTGCACACTGGCAACCTCGATCCAGATCTCCCGCTCTCCGGCGGCGGCGTCAGATTCTTCGGCGTCGACGACCGTGCCAACTCCGACGGTGGGGCGTGCTTCGGCAGCGTGGCGCCGGCGGGTAAGTCGTCCGACGAGGAACACCGAGGCGCCAATCGCGAGCAGCTTCAACTTGTTCATGCCACTAGCTTCGAGGCGTCGACTGGCTACCGAACCCAACTTTCGGGGTGTCACTAATTTCAGTGTTGCCCCTATCCTGTGGAGATGAGCCCGGGTCCGCAGGTAGCGAGCGCCGAGAACGTCGCAGCGGTCGGGCATGCCCGCCGGGCGGTGATCGACCAGGCGTGGCGCGCAATCGGTCCCGGCGTCGGGGTGCTCAGCAGCGATGACGGCGGCCCGCTGAGCCGGACGGTCAAACGTATCATCGATCCGCTGGTGTTGCGACTGCGATCGAATCCTCAATATTCGGCCCCGGTTGTGGCCGCCGAGACGGCATCGGCGATGCACGATCTCATCGTTGCGAGCGGTCCGCAATTGCGTTTCGCTGCAGCGTGGTTCGAGGTTCTCAAACTCGAGCGTCGCAGGCAGCGGATTCGCAGCGGTAATGCCCAGGAGCTGTACTTTCCGGTGTGCTTCGAGCTCGCGGTGACCAAAGGCGCACCCGAGGCCCAAGATCGCGACACGCCGGCCGCGGTGCTCCACGAGATTCACCACGGCCGCGACCGCACCGCCATCGAGGTACTGAATGAGTACGTGGCCAGTTCCGAGATCGTCGCCACACTGAGCGATCAACTCGAGCGCAGCTGGCGCGACGTGCGGGCCAGCGACACGGTAATCGAACCGTTCCTGGCCGAGCTGACCACCGTGCTGGGGCCCGCCACCACCCACAATGCTGCTACAGCGCGCCAACGCGTCTGGTCGACCATGATCGCCGACGCCACACCGTACAACCTGGGTGCACTC is a genomic window containing:
- a CDS encoding enoyl-CoA hydratase/isomerase family protein, which translates into the protein MTVLTLSSGRVNALDVELLGELTDAIRQRAWSGGGALVVTGAGRVYCAGVDLNRVLEGGAEYTDRLVPALAEAFEAMFGYPGPTVAAINGAAIAGGCVLACACDRRVISPDAQIGASEVRVGVPFPVAALEVMRYACGDHAEEVLLGGRNYRGAEAVARGLAHSVVAEGLIEAAVAEASDLGDIPADAYRHTKAQLRGPTLARIRESSDVDREVRELWGADQTRQLIADYLERLRRR
- a CDS encoding lipoprotein LpqH — its product is MGCASALVGCSSGGHTASPASSVSTGGGGTVVQVGGTDLPGLNPASVTCVKQAGKINIGSGSTGGQQQALAVVMTDANPPTVDSLALVVDGNALSVADNMGAKVGSAKVSVDGKTYTITGQAQGADLKNPMAGMITKDFNIKVSCG
- a CDS encoding CHAT domain-containing protein, with protein sequence MSDPDRLTLVLRYADVGIATYASLRIVGQPAKTVTWVVEEPILLAALQELTDALPEPHGAESGRDAIERALARGPFAAPDTELTAAYILGVLLIGPAGWQLLAECVASPRPILFVSPSARLARVPWGLLAIPKSGPSKEELVRARYEAITASGTAAARIPWRLDDINEHTDGYRLMELVDVLMAVPQNIVHAQRAPARWDARQDRPPVLILDPRIPGQRPDSALGSVLGRPSDQTPLARHFAEVMHRRAVFPEVDNAVELFRRQDADRRWLTHVLAQRPSRLMYVGHASSAASQADRAALHLACAAQLPGDADAIGDHRPLTASDLMSLQLPMPPRVALLACASGGDYRFDEATGLVAAMILGGAQLVTATLWSLPTTAAYRQFACASADLTDPMTQVVVAVDRAHEAVDAGCAVNRWQREQMRLWRDGTVTASPLYWGALVTFAVDGAR